From the Pseudanabaena sp. FACHB-2040 genome, the window TGAATCATCTGGCGGGTACGAGACTCAGATTCGCCCACTAAGCCGCCAAACAGCCGCCCTACGTCTAGCCGCAGCAGGGGAAGGTGCCAATGGTGGGCAATGGCTTTGGCCGTGAGAGACTTGCCGGTGCCCTGAATGCCGATCAGCAGCAACCCTCGGGGATGGGGCAGGCCGTATTGGCGGGCTCGCTCTGAGAAAGCACTGCCACGTCTGAGCAGCCAGTCCTTGAGGTTGTCGAGACCGCCAATATCAGAAATTTGCTCGGTGGCTGGGTAGAAGTCGAGAATCTGGGTCTGCCGGATGGTCTGCCGCTTCTCCTCCAGAATTAAGTCCAGGTCGCTGGCCTGAAACGATCCATGGGCAGCAATGGCGCGGGCCAACACCCGCCGAATGCGCTCTAGGGAAAGTCCCTGACAGGTTTGCACCAGCTCGTCAATTAAGGCGGCAGAGAGAGAGCTGCCGGTTGCCAGCAGCAGTCGCTCGACCTCGGTTCGAATCTCAGCCGGGGCAGGTAGGGCAAAGTCTAGAACTGTGACTAGCTCACTAAGGTCGTCTGGAATAGCGAGCTGGGGAGACAGAATAACAATGTTCTTGGGCTGGGACTTGAGTAGTCGGGCCAAATTCCGCAGCTTTCGAGAGATGGCAGTGTCATCCAAAAAGCGATGGTAGTCGCGCAGGATAAAAATTGCTGCCGCTGATGCCGGCAGTTTTTCAATCAGCTCTAGGGCCTGAAGTGGATTGCGGCGACCAAATCCAGCATCATTGAGGTTGCCCTGGTAGCCGTCAACAAAGTCCCAGACATAGACGCCCCGACCGCCCTGATCTCGGGCACAATGTGCGATCGCACCCTCTGCCCGTTCCTCCTCGGAGGTGGCAATGTAAACGATGGGGTACCGTGCCCGGATCAGAAGACTGAGTTCGTCTGCAAAGTTCATACCGCTGCCCTGCAATGACCACTTCTAGCCTAGGGTAACCTGGCCGATACGAGGTGCGGCTTTGGGCTGAGCTATTGAGCGGTGTCTTCGGGCAGATGCACCTTCAGTTGAGCTAGGGCCGCCCAGCGGCGATCCACATCGCTAGCCTTGGCGTTACTTTGCTTTAGCGAAATACCCTGGCAGTCGGCACTGCAGATCTGTTGTTGGGGCAGCGCTAGACAAAGCTGCTCATAGAGCCAACCTTGCGGCGAGAAATAGCCGTCGGGCGGTAGGGTTTCTACCAGATCCTCGACAGCGACTTCCCGTTCTAACGAGTAGTTCTCAGCCTCAACATCAGGATCTTGCAGCCAAATCAGTTCCTTAGGAGCAACCAACAGCCGATGGTTGTAATTTTGCAGGCAACGGTGGCAAGTCAGGGTAATAATGGCTTCACCCCGACCCTGCACTTCCAGATAGTTGCCTTGGTGTGTGACTGTGACTTCTCCCCGCACAGGAGTCAACGTTTCTAGTTCTGGGTAGTAAGTCTCGATATCGATCGCTTTGGTCTTTGCCGGAGCCTGCAACAGGTTCGGAATGTAGACCGCTTCCGTACTAGGTTTCATGACCTTCTTGAAGTCCCGCCTGGCGGACCACTAGACGACGATCCGGCTCTCTGCCTCGGCTAAAGGTTTCTAGTCCTTCATGGATCTTGAGGAAATGATGGACTTGGCGGCGTTCAGCTGAAGACAAATCCCGAATTTCAAATTCCTTCCCGGTGGCCTGAGCCTGCTCTGCCGCCTGGGCTGCTATGGCCTCAAGCTCAGCCTGCCGGCGAGCTCGATACCCTGCTAATTCAATCGTAAAGGCTTGCTGCCCGTCTGTGTCTTTGCCCAGGTTAAGCAGCGTGTTGGCTAGATACTGCATCGAATCTAGCGTTGCCCCTCGGGGACCAATCAGCCCTTCTACCTGAGCTTGAGAAAGATGGGTTTCATCGATAACCAACCAGCAGCTAGAACCGGCAGCATCTTCAACCAGCTGGGGGGAAACAGTTGCCTCGAGCCCTTGAAACGAAAGCAGACTTTCTAACCAGGACACTCCTGCGGCTTGAGATTGTTCGTTCATAGGAGATCAGGCTTTTTTCTTAGACCGGCTGCCAGGTTC encodes:
- a CDS encoding AAA family ATPase produces the protein MNFADELSLLIRARYPIVYIATSEEERAEGAIAHCARDQGGRGVYVWDFVDGYQGNLNDAGFGRRNPLQALELIEKLPASAAAIFILRDYHRFLDDTAISRKLRNLARLLKSQPKNIVILSPQLAIPDDLSELVTVLDFALPAPAEIRTEVERLLLATGSSLSAALIDELVQTCQGLSLERIRRVLARAIAAHGSFQASDLDLILEEKRQTIRQTQILDFYPATEQISDIGGLDNLKDWLLRRGSAFSERARQYGLPHPRGLLLIGIQGTGKSLTAKAIAHHWHLPLLRLDVGRLFGGLVGESESRTRQMIQLAEALAPCILWIDEIDKAFAGLDGRSDSGTTSRVFGTFITWMAEKTSPVFVVATANNIQALPPEMLRRGRFDEIFFVGLPSQEERQAIFGVHLGRLRPHNVQSYDLSRLAYETPDFSGAEIEQALIEAMHIGFSQNRDFTTDDVLEAASQIVPLARTAQEQIEALQAWAASGKARLASRGNELSNRLKQQIQQPE
- a CDS encoding YceD family protein, with product MKPSTEAVYIPNLLQAPAKTKAIDIETYYPELETLTPVRGEVTVTHQGNYLEVQGRGEAIITLTCHRCLQNYNHRLLVAPKELIWLQDPDVEAENYSLEREVAVEDLVETLPPDGYFSPQGWLYEQLCLALPQQQICSADCQGISLKQSNAKASDVDRRWAALAQLKVHLPEDTAQ
- a CDS encoding R3H domain-containing nucleic acid-binding protein; protein product: MNEQSQAAGVSWLESLLSFQGLEATVSPQLVEDAAGSSCWLVIDETHLSQAQVEGLIGPRGATLDSMQYLANTLLNLGKDTDGQQAFTIELAGYRARRQAELEAIAAQAAEQAQATGKEFEIRDLSSAERRQVHHFLKIHEGLETFSRGREPDRRLVVRQAGLQEGHET